The following proteins come from a genomic window of Mammaliicoccus sp. Marseille-Q6498:
- the rsbW gene encoding anti-sigma B factor RsbW codes for MTSSYDYIEMRFPAAPEYVGLVRLTLSGVFNRAGASYEDIEDSKIAVSEAVTNAVKHAYSDKVDGEILIGYLVYEDKIEIIVSDSGKSFNYEEAKKILGPYQESDNVNFLRQGGLGLFLIESLMDEVSVQKDAGVTISMTKYLSKEQVQKHDGRVQSL; via the coding sequence ATGACTTCTAGCTATGACTATATAGAGATGAGATTCCCTGCTGCTCCTGAATATGTTGGTTTAGTAAGATTAACTTTGTCGGGTGTATTTAATAGAGCTGGCGCTTCATACGAAGATATTGAAGATTCAAAAATCGCTGTATCTGAAGCTGTAACGAATGCAGTTAAACATGCATACAGTGATAAAGTAGACGGTGAAATTCTTATAGGATATCTTGTCTATGAAGACAAAATTGAAATTATTGTATCTGATTCAGGAAAAAGCTTTAATTACGAAGAAGCTAAAAAGATATTAGGACCTTATCAAGAAAGTGATAATGTTAATTTCTTAAGACAAGGCGGCTTAGGGTTATTTCTTATCGAATCATTAATGGATGAAGTTAGCGTTCAAAAAGATGCTGGTGTTACAATAAGTATGACAAAGTATTTATCTAAAGAGCAGGTGCAAAAACATGACGGAAGAGTCCAAAGCTTATAA
- a CDS encoding Tex family protein: MNQELIDIIKNNHPFTEKQIKTVLELLEDKNTVPFIARYRKELTGGLDEVEIKLIENEYNYAVNLHKRKEEVIRLIEEQGLLTEDLKKDILKQTKLQRIEDLYRPFKKKKKTRATEAKRKGLEPLAEWVIKGESSIDIKEEAAQYLTDEVKTVEEAIKGAQDIIAEIVSDEPKYRKYILNQIEKQGSLTTEKKKKAEDEKNVFEMYYAYDEPIRKIVPHRVLAINRGESEGVLKVSFSIDVENLRNYLKVQYIKNNHIHEKLIEEAIEDSLKRLILPSIEREIRSELTQKAENHAIEIFSENLKNLLLQPPLKGKKILGLDPAYRTGCKLAVINEYGSFVDKNVIYPHPPVSKIDQAEKVFLEMVNNHQIELVAIGNGTASRESEQFVAEMIKKHNLNCQFVIVNEAGASVYSASDVARAEFPDFKVEERSAVSIGRRVQDPLSELVKIDPKSIGVGQYQHDVNQKSLSETLKFVVETAVNQVGVDVNTASPSLLSYVSGLSSTVAQNIIKYREEQGAITHHSQIAKVPRLGNKTFEQSIGFLRILDGTEPLDKTAIHPESYEIAYQLIKHVGLTSDDIGTDVLKDKLNKLELNDTASKLNIGLPTLEDIIASLIAPLRDPRDKFETPILKSDVLSMEDLKPNMALSGTVRNVVDFGAFVDIGVKQDGLVHISKLTKGFVKHPMNIVSVGDIVDVWVLDVNQERQKVSLTMIDPNGK; encoded by the coding sequence ATGAATCAAGAATTAATAGACATTATAAAAAATAATCACCCTTTTACAGAAAAACAAATTAAAACTGTTCTTGAGTTGCTTGAGGATAAGAATACAGTACCTTTTATAGCAAGATATAGAAAAGAGCTTACAGGCGGATTAGACGAAGTTGAAATTAAACTCATTGAAAATGAATATAATTATGCAGTCAATTTACATAAAAGAAAAGAAGAAGTTATCCGTTTAATTGAAGAGCAAGGTTTGCTTACTGAAGACTTGAAAAAAGATATATTAAAACAAACTAAACTACAAAGAATTGAAGATTTATATAGACCATTTAAGAAAAAGAAAAAAACGCGTGCCACTGAAGCTAAGCGTAAAGGATTAGAACCACTTGCAGAATGGGTAATAAAAGGTGAATCTTCTATCGATATTAAAGAAGAAGCTGCACAATATTTAACAGATGAAGTTAAAACTGTTGAAGAAGCAATAAAAGGTGCCCAAGATATCATCGCTGAAATTGTTTCAGATGAACCGAAATATCGAAAATACATTTTAAATCAAATTGAAAAGCAAGGTAGTTTAACTACTGAGAAGAAGAAAAAAGCAGAAGATGAAAAAAATGTATTTGAAATGTATTATGCATATGATGAACCAATTAGAAAAATAGTACCACATAGAGTACTTGCGATTAATCGTGGTGAATCAGAAGGTGTTTTAAAAGTAAGCTTCAGTATTGATGTTGAAAACTTAAGAAATTATTTAAAAGTTCAATACATTAAAAATAATCATATTCATGAGAAATTGATAGAAGAAGCTATTGAAGATAGTTTGAAAAGATTAATTTTACCTTCAATTGAAAGAGAAATTAGAAGTGAGCTTACTCAAAAAGCTGAAAACCATGCAATTGAAATTTTCTCTGAGAACTTGAAAAACTTATTGCTACAACCACCGTTAAAAGGTAAAAAGATTCTAGGACTCGATCCTGCTTATAGAACAGGTTGTAAGTTAGCAGTTATAAATGAATATGGTTCATTTGTAGATAAAAATGTAATCTACCCTCATCCACCCGTATCTAAAATTGACCAAGCTGAAAAAGTATTTTTAGAAATGGTGAATAACCATCAAATAGAACTTGTAGCAATTGGTAATGGAACAGCTAGTAGAGAGTCTGAACAATTTGTAGCAGAAATGATTAAAAAACATAATTTGAATTGTCAATTTGTCATAGTTAATGAAGCGGGTGCTTCAGTATATTCTGCTTCAGATGTAGCCCGAGCTGAATTTCCAGACTTTAAAGTTGAAGAAAGAAGTGCGGTGTCCATAGGGAGAAGGGTGCAAGATCCGCTTAGTGAACTTGTTAAGATAGATCCGAAATCTATCGGAGTTGGACAATATCAACATGATGTAAACCAAAAATCTTTAAGTGAAACATTGAAATTCGTTGTTGAAACAGCCGTAAACCAAGTGGGTGTAGATGTAAATACTGCATCTCCATCATTATTAAGCTATGTTTCTGGTTTGAGTAGCACAGTTGCTCAAAACATCATAAAATATAGAGAAGAACAAGGTGCTATTACACATCATTCACAAATAGCAAAAGTACCAAGACTTGGTAATAAAACTTTTGAACAAAGTATAGGGTTCTTAAGAATTCTTGATGGAACAGAGCCACTCGATAAAACGGCAATTCATCCAGAAAGTTATGAAATTGCTTATCAACTCATCAAACATGTAGGTTTAACGAGTGATGATATAGGTACAGATGTGCTTAAAGATAAATTAAATAAGTTAGAATTAAACGATACTGCTAGTAAACTTAATATAGGGTTACCAACACTTGAAGATATTATAGCTTCTTTAATTGCACCATTAAGAGATCCACGTGATAAATTTGAAACACCAATTTTAAAATCTGATGTATTGTCTATGGAAGACTTGAAACCAAATATGGCGTTAAGTGGAACTGTAAGAAACGTTGTAGATTTTGGAGCTTTCGTTGATATTGGTGTAAAACAAGATGGATTAGTGCATATTTCTAAACTTACTAAAGGGTTTGTTAAACATCCTATGAATATCGTAAGCGTTGGAGATATTGTAGATGTGTGGGTGTTAGACGTGAACCAAGAAAGACAAAAAGTTTCATTAACAATGATTGATCCTAATGGAAAATAG
- the sigB gene encoding RNA polymerase sigma factor SigB: MTEESKAYKDVSPKDINAWIADYQENNNNDAQEKLVLHYQKLIESLAYKYSKGQSHHEDLVQVGMVGLLGAIKRFDVSFERKFEAFLVPTVIGEIKRYLRDKTWSVHVPRRIKEIGPKIKKANEELTNELGRSPQISEIANKLEVTEEDVLEAMEMGQSYNALSVDHNIEADKDGSTVTLLDIMGESEEGYDLTEKRMILEKILPILTDREREIIQYTFISGLSQKETGEKIGLSQMHVSRLQRTAIKKLKDAAMK; the protein is encoded by the coding sequence ATGACGGAAGAGTCCAAAGCTTATAAAGATGTTTCGCCAAAAGATATAAACGCATGGATTGCAGATTATCAAGAGAATAATAATAATGATGCTCAAGAGAAACTTGTATTACATTATCAGAAGTTGATCGAATCTTTAGCGTATAAGTATTCTAAAGGTCAATCTCATCATGAAGACTTAGTTCAAGTTGGTATGGTTGGTTTATTAGGAGCTATTAAAAGATTTGATGTTTCATTTGAACGTAAATTCGAAGCATTTTTAGTTCCTACAGTAATTGGTGAAATCAAAAGGTATTTAAGAGATAAAACATGGAGTGTTCATGTACCTAGAAGGATTAAGGAAATTGGTCCTAAAATAAAAAAAGCAAATGAAGAACTCACTAATGAGTTAGGTAGATCACCACAAATTAGTGAAATCGCCAATAAATTAGAAGTAACTGAAGAAGATGTATTAGAAGCTATGGAAATGGGACAAAGCTATAATGCACTTAGTGTTGATCATAATATCGAAGCAGATAAAGACGGATCAACAGTTACACTACTAGATATAATGGGTGAATCTGAAGAAGGATATGATTTGACTGAAAAGAGAATGATATTAGAAAAAATTCTTCCTATATTGACTGATCGCGAAAGAGAGATTATTCAATACACCTTTATTTCAGGCTTAAGTCAAAAAGAAACTGGCGAAAAAATAGGGCTAAGTCAAATGCATGTATCAAGATTACAAAGAACCGCTATTAAAAAATTAAAAGACGCAGCAATGAAATAA
- a CDS encoding SprT family protein, whose translation MENSFLQQLVSNISIEYFNKPFKHKAVFNNRLKTTGGRYLLKTHNIEINPKQYEHFGEKALQDIIKHELCHYHLHIEGKGYQHRDKDFRELIKEVDAPRFCKPVETYDERAKYLYICEDCKIEFKRIKRVNTTKFRCGRCGGKLKLISKLN comes from the coding sequence ATGGAAAATAGTTTTCTGCAACAACTTGTGTCTAATATCTCAATAGAATATTTTAATAAACCTTTTAAACATAAAGCCGTTTTTAATAATAGATTGAAAACAACTGGTGGTCGCTATTTGCTCAAAACACATAATATAGAAATAAATCCGAAACAATATGAGCATTTTGGTGAAAAAGCATTACAAGACATCATTAAACATGAACTTTGTCATTATCATCTTCATATAGAAGGTAAAGGATATCAACATAGAGACAAAGATTTTAGAGAGTTGATAAAGGAAGTTGATGCGCCAAGATTTTGTAAACCGGTTGAAACTTACGATGAAAGAGCAAAGTATTTATATATTTGTGAAGATTGTAAAATCGAATTTAAGAGAATCAAAAGGGTGAATACTACAAAATTCAGATGTGGACGTTGTGGTGGAAAGTTAAAATTAATATCAAAACTCAATTAA
- a CDS encoding PP2C family protein-serine/threonine phosphatase encodes MLEQKKQHYQQLLLEYIKTSNDEILSKCQTFSNEAIEDNVSPEEIVQLHLEIVNNQQELTKPQIVKSFDVLLEVIIGYGFTYRDYKKLLNKIKIHDKEMEVASSLQQTMLKPQIPQFDSIQIGAISVPAQRVSGDYFNLIDHNDGTMSFAVADVIGKGIPAALAMSMIKFGMDSYGHSQLPSDGLKRLNRVVEKNVNQNMFVTMFYGLYEEINNMLYYSSAGHEPGYIYRNQTGEFEEMAERGIVLGVNKHTRYKQSEIKIELQDMIIVFTDGVTELRNQQNEFIKTKDLLGMISEHKQLHPQDIVQILYEELVKLQNPNKRDDLTILIVKRVK; translated from the coding sequence GTGTTAGAACAAAAGAAACAACATTATCAACAACTATTATTAGAATATATAAAGACTTCAAATGATGAAATTTTATCAAAGTGTCAAACTTTTTCAAATGAAGCAATTGAAGATAATGTCTCACCAGAAGAAATTGTACAATTACATTTAGAAATTGTGAATAACCAACAAGAACTTACTAAACCGCAAATTGTAAAATCTTTTGATGTACTACTAGAAGTCATAATAGGATATGGTTTTACGTATCGAGATTATAAGAAGTTATTAAATAAAATAAAAATACATGATAAAGAAATGGAAGTTGCCTCCAGTTTGCAACAAACGATGCTAAAACCACAAATTCCTCAATTTGACAGTATTCAGATTGGGGCTATTTCTGTTCCAGCACAGAGAGTTAGTGGAGATTATTTCAATTTAATTGATCATAATGATGGAACGATGAGTTTTGCCGTTGCTGATGTTATTGGTAAAGGCATACCAGCCGCATTAGCTATGAGTATGATTAAATTTGGAATGGACTCTTATGGTCATTCACAATTACCAAGTGATGGATTAAAGCGATTAAATCGCGTAGTTGAGAAAAACGTAAACCAAAACATGTTTGTTACAATGTTTTACGGTTTATATGAAGAAATTAACAACATGCTATATTATAGTTCTGCAGGTCATGAACCCGGTTATATTTATCGAAATCAAACTGGTGAATTTGAAGAAATGGCAGAACGAGGTATCGTGTTAGGTGTCAATAAACATACGAGATATAAGCAAAGTGAAATAAAAATAGAATTACAAGATATGATTATTGTATTTACAGATGGTGTAACAGAATTAAGAAATCAACAAAATGAGTTTATAAAAACAAAAGACTTATTAGGTATGATTAGTGAGCATAAACAGTTACACCCACAAGATATCGTTCAAATACTATACGAAGAACTTGTAAAGCTACAAAATCCTAATAAACGTGATGATTTAACAATCCTCATTGTTAAACGGGTAAAATAA
- a CDS encoding PH domain-containing protein, with product MLPRYRMDKKGMTVERIGSLFSILILLVVFVAMVFILELWLTDVPKWWVLWIPVALIAYTIIYGLILKPYYIYRNFRYEISDDEINIKSGIFMIKETSIPMGRIQNVDLYEGFIMRKFDLASVTLSTAGGKDVIQYLNKEKAKNIIHAIQNRINNDI from the coding sequence ATGCTTCCTAGGTATCGAATGGATAAAAAAGGTATGACAGTTGAAAGAATTGGATCATTGTTTTCAATTTTAATATTATTAGTTGTATTTGTTGCGATGGTGTTTATATTGGAATTATGGTTAACAGATGTACCTAAATGGTGGGTGTTATGGATTCCTGTAGCACTCATAGCATACACTATCATTTATGGATTAATTTTAAAGCCTTATTATATTTATCGAAACTTCCGTTATGAAATTTCAGATGACGAAATCAATATTAAATCTGGTATTTTCATGATTAAAGAAACGTCTATACCGATGGGAAGAATACAGAATGTCGATTTATACGAAGGTTTTATCATGAGGAAATTTGATTTAGCTTCAGTCACGTTATCAACAGCTGGAGGTAAAGATGTCATTCAATACTTAAATAAAGAAAAAGCAAAAAATATTATTCACGCTATACAAAACAGAATTAATAATGATATATAA
- a CDS encoding anti-sigma factor antagonist has product MNLNIKTIEHDKYYEIKVGGELDVYTAPELQEVLQPIRQKGTHDIHVNLEDVSYMDSTGLGLFVGTLKALNENDKSLYVLGVSERIERLFDITGLKELMHVNKGTEV; this is encoded by the coding sequence ATGAATCTTAACATTAAAACAATCGAACATGATAAATATTACGAAATTAAAGTTGGTGGAGAACTAGATGTATATACTGCACCAGAACTTCAGGAAGTATTACAACCTATTCGACAAAAAGGTACACATGACATCCATGTAAACTTAGAAGATGTAAGCTATATGGATTCTACTGGCTTAGGCTTATTCGTAGGAACATTAAAAGCGCTTAATGAAAATGATAAATCACTTTACGTATTAGGCGTATCTGAAAGAATTGAAAGATTATTTGATATAACTGGACTTAAAGAGTTAATGCATGTCAACAAGGGAACGGAGGTATAA
- the acpS gene encoding holo-ACP synthase, translated as MIQGVGIDLVEINRIREWFLKRPAMAHKILTEEELQIFEAINLEDRKIEFLAGRFAVKEAFSKAMGTGIGKSYGFHSISCLPDSNGKPTIFCEGYRVHASITHTKDYAEAIVMIEMENSKQE; from the coding sequence ATGATTCAAGGTGTTGGAATTGATTTAGTTGAAATAAATCGAATTCGCGAATGGTTTTTAAAACGTCCAGCGATGGCTCATAAAATTTTAACTGAAGAAGAACTACAAATATTTGAAGCAATTAATTTAGAAGATAGAAAAATTGAATTTCTTGCAGGTAGATTTGCGGTTAAGGAAGCTTTCAGTAAAGCGATGGGGACTGGTATTGGAAAATCATACGGTTTTCACTCTATAAGTTGTCTACCTGACTCTAACGGGAAACCGACAATTTTTTGTGAAGGATACCGAGTTCATGCATCTATTACACATACTAAAGACTATGCAGAAGCAATTGTTATGATAGAAATGGAAAATAGTAAACAAGAGTAA
- the alr gene encoding alanine racemase: MSEKYYRPTYINVDLQAILENYQSVGRLHPNKKIMAVVKANGYGLGSVPIASYLMNNGVDFFAVATLDEAIELRMHGIKAKILVLGIINTKDINKAVQHRVALTVPSEEWLTDAIQALDDEVDKPLWMHVKIDTGMGRIGLKDIQSYQSVVNTIEHHERLIFEGVYTHFASADVNDDYSERQYQLFEKFVEASNIPEYVHAQNSAGALRYDASICTAVRFGISLYGYYPSKYIQEISNLKLKPAAQLVTEIVQTKYIDAGEAVSYGATYAAEERIKVATLPIGYADGYLRKMQDTFVNVNGINCPVIGRVCMDQTMIKVPDHIETGQKVILMDNHIDSEQSAEKIAEALDTINYEVLCNLKKRLPRVYYDGENNEVTNELLK; encoded by the coding sequence TTGTCCGAAAAATATTATAGGCCAACTTATATTAACGTTGATTTACAAGCGATATTAGAGAATTATCAATCTGTAGGAAGATTGCATCCGAACAAAAAAATTATGGCAGTCGTTAAAGCGAATGGTTATGGGTTAGGAAGTGTACCTATAGCTTCTTATCTCATGAATAATGGGGTAGACTTTTTTGCGGTTGCAACTTTAGATGAGGCAATCGAACTTAGAATGCACGGTATTAAAGCTAAAATTTTAGTTTTAGGTATTATCAACACAAAAGATATCAATAAAGCTGTACAACATAGAGTCGCATTAACTGTCCCTTCTGAAGAGTGGTTAACAGATGCTATTCAAGCGCTTGACGATGAAGTAGATAAACCTTTATGGATGCACGTTAAAATAGATACAGGTATGGGTAGAATTGGATTAAAAGACATTCAATCATATCAAAGCGTTGTGAATACAATTGAACATCATGAAAGACTTATTTTTGAAGGCGTGTATACGCATTTTGCATCTGCTGATGTGAACGATGATTATTCTGAAAGACAATACCAATTGTTTGAAAAATTTGTCGAAGCGTCTAACATACCAGAATATGTGCATGCACAAAATTCTGCTGGCGCCTTAAGATATGATGCTTCTATTTGTACTGCGGTGAGATTTGGAATCTCTTTATATGGATATTATCCTTCAAAATATATTCAAGAAATTTCAAATCTTAAATTAAAGCCAGCTGCTCAACTTGTTACTGAAATAGTTCAAACGAAATATATAGATGCAGGAGAAGCAGTGAGTTACGGTGCGACTTACGCAGCTGAAGAAAGAATTAAAGTTGCTACATTGCCAATTGGTTATGCTGATGGTTACTTAAGAAAAATGCAAGATACTTTTGTTAATGTGAATGGCATAAACTGTCCAGTTATCGGTAGAGTTTGTATGGATCAAACGATGATTAAAGTACCTGACCATATAGAAACAGGTCAAAAAGTAATATTAATGGATAATCATATTGATTCTGAACAATCTGCAGAAAAGATTGCTGAAGCACTTGATACAATTAATTATGAAGTACTTTGTAATTTGAAAAAGAGACTACCACGCGTTTATTATGATGGAGAAAATAACGAAGTAACGAACGAATTGTTAAAATAA
- a CDS encoding type II toxin-antitoxin system PemK/MazF family toxin, with product MRRGDVFLADLSPVTGSEQGGTRPVVIIQNDTGNRYSPTVIVAAITGKINKAKIPTHVEIEAAKYRLDRDSVILLEQIRTIDKKRLKEKLTYLSDAKMKEVDSAIAISLNLTLQQKFDALGNT from the coding sequence ATGAGAAGAGGCGATGTATTTCTTGCGGATCTTTCACCAGTTACTGGTTCTGAACAAGGGGGAACAAGACCAGTTGTAATTATTCAGAATGATACAGGAAACAGATATAGTCCAACTGTTATTGTAGCTGCGATTACTGGAAAGATTAATAAAGCTAAAATACCTACTCATGTAGAAATTGAAGCGGCGAAATATAGACTAGATAGAGATTCGGTTATATTACTTGAACAAATTAGAACGATTGATAAGAAGCGCTTAAAGGAAAAATTAACATACTTATCTGATGCAAAAATGAAAGAGGTTGATTCAGCTATAGCAATCAGCCTTAATCTGACTTTGCAACAAAAATTCGATGCTTTAGGTAATACATAA
- the mazE gene encoding type II toxin-antitoxin system antitoxin MazE: MTSLTQNRTQNIEQSLKEGYRSMADLNLSLASEAYYSECEACDSNESHLASKNGD; encoded by the coding sequence ATGACATCTTTAACTCAAAATCGTACTCAAAATATAGAACAGTCATTGAAAGAAGGTTATCGTTCTATGGCAGATTTAAACCTCTCCCTTGCATCTGAAGCATATTATAGTGAATGTGAAGCTTGTGATTCTAATGAATCGCACTTGGCATCCAAAAATGGTGACTAG